CAATCCATATATGGTTGTAACCGCCCGGGAATTCCCAATATTAAATGACTGGCCTATAGCTGCTGGATGTTCCAAAGACCGCATCACACCTTCGACCATATCATCCACATAGCACCAGGCTCGAATCTGACTTCCATCTCCAAAAATATAAATATCTTCGTTTTTTAAGGCCTTGCGGATAAAAATAGCCAAAGCACCTTCACCAGTCTGACCCGGACCATAAACGTTAAAAGGGCGAACAGTCACTGTAGGCAATTTATATTGTTTGAAGTATGCATGCGCCAGATGCTCACCAGCCAATTTACTTACGGCATAGGTCCACCGCGCTTCACCCACAGCACCCGTCACAGTTTGGTCTTTCTCATCAACCTTAAATGCGTGTGAACCAAAAACTTCAGAAGTAGAAAAATCCACAAAACGTTCAATACAGTTCAGGTCCTTTGCAGCTTCCAACGCATTCGCCGCCCCAAGCATATTGACCCGCATAGTTGCCACAGGATTCCGAACAGTGGAGTCAATACCTGCAATAGCAGCGGCATGCACAACCAGTTCTGATCCGGCCATGGCAGCCTTTAACGTATTGTAATCTAAAACATCGGCTTGGATCTGCTCAACATTAGGGTGAGTTGCAAAGGGTGAATCTTTCAAAGTATTTCTAGTAAAATTATCATAGG
This genomic window from Desulfobotulus pelophilus contains:
- a CDS encoding NAD-dependent epimerase/dehydratase family protein, which translates into the protein MITGKRIFITGGTGFISTMLISRLADHNKIIAYDNFTRNTLKDSPFATHPNVEQIQADVLDYNTLKAAMAGSELVVHAAAIAGIDSTVRNPVATMRVNMLGAANALEAAKDLNCIERFVDFSTSEVFGSHAFKVDEKDQTVTGAVGEARWTYAVSKLAGEHLAHAYFKQYKLPTVTVRPFNVYGPGQTGEGALAIFIRKALKNEDIYIFGDGSQIRAWCYVDDMVEGVMRSLEHPAAIGQSFNIGNSRAVTTIYGLAQTVCRITGSNSRIVFRDALSADIELRIPSVKKAKELIGFEARVDLEDGLRKTATWILENEDKLPPLSDMFKG